A stretch of the Desulfobacter sp. genome encodes the following:
- a CDS encoding hydrogenase iron-sulfur subunit — MCNWCAYGAADLAGVSRLQYPANIMPVRVMCSASVSPHHILRALQSNADGVLVGGUHIGDCHYLSGNHMTIKRMAFVQELLKFMGLEGRLHLEWISSAEAQKYVEVVTRFTEKIREMGPNPLRAMAQEVR, encoded by the coding sequence ATGTGTAATTGGTGTGCCTATGGCGCGGCCGACCTGGCCGGGGTCTCACGCCTCCAATACCCGGCCAATATCATGCCGGTAAGGGTGATGTGCTCCGCATCCGTATCCCCCCACCATATTCTGAGGGCGCTGCAGAGCAATGCGGACGGTGTCCTGGTCGGCGGCTGACATATCGGCGACTGCCATTACCTGTCAGGTAATCATATGACCATTAAACGCATGGCCTTTGTCCAGGAACTGCTCAAGTTCATGGGACTTGAAGGACGTCTCCACCTTGAATGGATCTCATCAGCCGAGGCCCAAAAATATGTTGAGGTGGTGACCCGGTTCACCGAAAAAATCAGAGAGATGGGTCCCAACCCTTTAAGGGCAATGGCCCAGGAAGTGAGATAA
- a CDS encoding CoB--CoM heterodisulfide reductase iron-sulfur subunit A family protein — METLQDIRPEGLQGSAMVVGGGISGMQAALDLANSGFYVYLVERSSAIGGKMAQLDKTFPTNDCAMUIISPKLVEVGRHVNIELLTLAQITRVSGSQGNFKVAVTQHPRYVDPDKCIACGLCAEKCPKRVDDEYNEGLGKRKAIYVPYSQAVPLKYAIDDTQCLFLNKNKCGLCEKICPSGAINYQDTQKELSIHVGSIILSTGFDSFDPSSLDYLSYSQHPDIVTSMGFERVLSATGPTGGHLCLPSDKKHKTHPKKIAWLQCVGSRDENRCSNGYCSSVCCMYAVKQAVMAGEHSAAPLDRAIFYMDMRTQGKDFDRYVENAKKGGVRFIRSRVHSVEPQKDKNGIRLRYANGSGIMKDERFDMVVLSTGLQISAASAALAATMGVELDAHNFIQTDNFHPVSTSVPGIFACGVLTGPKDIPQSVMEASSAAAAAGEKISQARHTLTRAITIPKERDLGGEFPKIGVFVCNCGTNIGGVVDVPAVVEYTRTLPGVTYAEENLFTCSQDTQDKMAEVIQDQGLNRVVVAACSPKTHEGLFQETLINAGLNRYLLEMANIRNQDSWVHSKTPEKATQKAMDLVRMAAAKSLLLSPLFETQLPVTRSALVVGGGVAGMTSALSLANQGFAVSLVERDQYLGGNTRQLFTTYMNENIAGHVKELIQQIDASDLITVFLGAQIKEVQGFVGNFNTCVSTDEKDHLISHGVAVLATGARESKPEEYLYGKDERVFTHLDFDGLLKNKDPRIDRADNVVFIQCVGSRDENHPYCSKVCCTHSIHSAIQVKEKNPDANVIILYRDIRTYGKREMIYKQARDMGILFFQYEPDHKPVVESGDQCVTVEFTDHVLDRRLSIDADLLCLASRIEAHENQELAQAFKVTCDADGWLLEAHQKLRPVDFATDGLFLCGMAHYPKPMDESIAQAKAAASRAVTTLARDTIFVGGIVSRVNPQLCSGCQGCIKVCPYGAITMDKDQSIVEINNALCKGCGACAAACPSEALTLEGFNNEQLYVQIKSALSA, encoded by the coding sequence ATGGAAACTCTACAGGATATCAGGCCGGAAGGCCTTCAGGGATCGGCCATGGTTGTCGGAGGCGGTATTTCCGGCATGCAGGCCGCATTGGACCTGGCCAATTCAGGATTTTACGTTTACCTGGTCGAACGATCTTCGGCCATTGGCGGAAAAATGGCCCAGCTGGACAAGACTTTTCCCACCAATGACTGTGCCATGTGAATTATTTCCCCCAAACTGGTCGAGGTCGGCCGGCATGTCAATATTGAACTTTTGACCCTTGCTCAAATCACCCGGGTTTCAGGGTCACAGGGAAATTTTAAAGTTGCAGTCACCCAGCACCCGCGGTATGTGGATCCGGACAAATGTATTGCCTGCGGACTCTGTGCTGAAAAATGCCCCAAACGAGTGGATGACGAGTATAATGAGGGCCTGGGCAAAAGAAAGGCCATCTATGTGCCCTATTCCCAGGCAGTGCCCCTCAAATACGCCATTGACGATACCCAATGCCTGTTTTTGAATAAAAACAAATGCGGGCTGTGTGAAAAAATCTGCCCGTCCGGGGCCATCAATTATCAGGACACCCAAAAAGAATTGTCCATCCATGTGGGGTCCATTATCCTGTCCACGGGATTTGATTCCTTTGATCCCTCTTCTCTGGACTACTTAAGCTATTCCCAGCATCCGGATATTGTAACCTCCATGGGATTTGAACGAGTGCTGTCAGCCACAGGCCCCACCGGCGGTCACCTCTGCCTGCCCTCGGACAAAAAGCATAAGACCCACCCCAAAAAAATCGCCTGGCTCCAATGCGTGGGGTCCAGGGATGAAAACAGATGTTCAAACGGGTATTGCTCATCCGTATGCTGCATGTACGCGGTAAAACAAGCGGTCATGGCAGGAGAGCACAGCGCTGCGCCCCTGGACCGGGCCATCTTCTACATGGACATGAGAACCCAGGGCAAGGATTTTGACCGGTATGTGGAAAATGCAAAAAAAGGCGGGGTCCGCTTTATCCGGTCCAGGGTCCACTCAGTGGAACCCCAAAAGGACAAAAACGGCATACGATTACGGTATGCCAATGGATCAGGGATCATGAAAGATGAACGCTTTGATATGGTTGTCCTGTCCACAGGTCTTCAGATCAGCGCGGCCTCTGCAGCCCTTGCCGCCACCATGGGTGTTGAACTGGATGCCCATAATTTCATCCAGACGGACAACTTTCATCCCGTGTCCACCTCGGTTCCGGGAATTTTTGCCTGCGGTGTGCTCACCGGTCCCAAGGATATTCCCCAGTCCGTGATGGAGGCCAGCTCTGCCGCGGCAGCAGCAGGGGAAAAGATCTCCCAGGCAAGACATACCCTGACCCGGGCCATAACCATTCCCAAGGAAAGAGACCTTGGAGGCGAATTTCCAAAAATAGGGGTGTTTGTATGCAATTGCGGCACCAATATCGGCGGGGTGGTTGATGTACCCGCCGTGGTTGAGTATACCCGAACGCTTCCCGGGGTGACCTATGCCGAAGAGAACCTGTTTACCTGCTCCCAGGATACCCAGGACAAAATGGCCGAGGTGATTCAAGACCAGGGGCTCAACCGGGTGGTTGTGGCAGCCTGTTCGCCTAAAACCCATGAAGGCCTGTTCCAGGAAACCTTGATCAACGCCGGCCTGAACAGATATCTTCTTGAGATGGCCAATATCCGGAACCAGGACTCCTGGGTTCATTCCAAGACCCCTGAAAAGGCCACCCAAAAGGCCATGGACCTGGTCCGCATGGCAGCGGCAAAAAGCCTTCTTTTGTCTCCTCTGTTTGAAACCCAGCTGCCCGTGACAAGGTCTGCCCTGGTCGTGGGCGGCGGGGTGGCCGGGATGACCAGCGCCCTGTCCCTGGCCAACCAGGGATTTGCCGTCTCTTTGGTGGAAAGGGACCAATACCTGGGCGGCAATACAAGGCAGCTTTTTACCACCTATATGAATGAAAATATTGCCGGCCATGTCAAAGAATTGATCCAGCAGATAGATGCCTCAGACCTGATCACGGTTTTTTTGGGAGCTCAAATCAAGGAGGTCCAGGGATTTGTGGGCAATTTCAACACCTGTGTATCCACGGATGAAAAAGACCATCTCATTTCGCACGGGGTGGCGGTTCTGGCCACCGGTGCCAGGGAATCCAAGCCTGAGGAGTACCTCTACGGAAAAGATGAAAGGGTGTTTACCCACCTGGATTTTGACGGGCTGCTCAAAAACAAAGACCCGCGGATTGACCGGGCGGACAATGTGGTGTTTATCCAATGCGTGGGGTCCAGGGATGAAAACCATCCCTATTGCTCCAAGGTCTGCTGCACCCATTCCATCCATTCGGCCATCCAGGTGAAAGAAAAAAACCCCGATGCCAATGTCATCATCCTGTACAGGGATATCAGGACATACGGCAAACGGGAAATGATCTACAAACAGGCCAGGGATATGGGCATCTTGTTTTTCCAGTACGAGCCCGATCATAAACCTGTTGTTGAGTCAGGCGACCAATGCGTTACCGTTGAATTCACCGACCATGTCCTGGACCGCAGGCTCAGTATTGACGCGGATCTGCTCTGCCTGGCCTCAAGAATTGAGGCCCATGAGAACCAGGAACTGGCCCAGGCATTCAAAGTCACCTGCGACGCTGACGGCTGGCTTTTAGAGGCCCACCAAAAACTGCGGCCCGTTGATTTTGCCACGGACGGGCTCTTTCTCTGCGGCATGGCCCACTATCCCAAGCCCATGGACGAGAGCATTGCCCAGGCCAAGGCCGCAGCCTCAAGAGCCGTGACCACCCTGGCACGGGATACCATCTTTGTGGGCGGAATCGTATCCAGGGTCAACCCCCAGCTCTGTTCGGGCTGCCAGGGCTGCATCAAGGTCTGTCCCTACGGGGCCATCACAATGGACAAGGACCAATCCATTGTCGAGATCAACAATGCGTTGTGCAAGGGATGCGGGGCCTGTGCGGCCGCATGTCCCTCCGAAGCCCTGACCCTGGAAGGGTTTAACAATGAACAGCTCTATGTGCAGATTAAAAGCGCATTAAGCGCTTAA
- a CDS encoding response regulator, whose translation MNRKRVLIIDDENVICKGCKMILDEMGYACDHSLSGVNGLKTVMELPYDVLLLDMKLKDIDGMEILEKVKKAKPQLYVVVITGYSTVKNAVKAMKLGANDYISKPFNDDDIIIAVRNAFKESDTQTN comes from the coding sequence ATGAACCGAAAAAGAGTATTGATCATAGATGATGAAAACGTCATCTGTAAAGGCTGTAAGATGATTTTGGATGAAATGGGATATGCATGTGACCATTCCCTGTCGGGTGTTAACGGCCTTAAAACGGTTATGGAACTGCCCTATGATGTACTTTTGCTTGACATGAAACTCAAAGACATAGACGGGATGGAGATCTTAGAAAAGGTCAAAAAAGCCAAGCCCCAATTATATGTTGTTGTGATCACCGGATACTCAACCGTTAAAAATGCAGTCAAAGCCATGAAGCTTGGGGCCAACGATTATATTTCAAAACCCTTTAATGACGACGACATTATCATTGCGGTTCGAAACGCTTTCAAGGAATCAGATACCCAAACAAATTAA
- a CDS encoding response regulator protein — MTDLPQFKTFYRAFREVSKLVHSKSGTDMKEVLKLIVSSTTRGLNAKGMVLCILDKKTNIFKIQASYGIDEKYLELEPMSGKDFMPWPEGEANIHIITDIMNAPRIKYPQKAWDEGIQMMVDVPLVFDNVLFGCIRGYFGEQKEFSPEELDFIEAVTEQLACAIQHNDRIKFHTLKYNRLATKIDRLSSLGRMAAGIAHEINNPLTGILLYSSNLYKKADEGGPFKEGLEIIMSETQRCKTTIQGLLDFSREKKPEKVDANINTVIERSLALMDNEFLIKRIQIKKRLDPNLINFQLDDNQIEQVVINLLLNAVQALDEKGIISIRSGMDVENHMAIIKIQDNGYGIPQDKLKKIFEPFYTTKAEGTGLGLAVSYGIIKNHQGNIEIMSQQAGGTLITIKLPILNEQGEHITKGR, encoded by the coding sequence ATGACTGACTTACCACAATTTAAAACATTTTATCGTGCTTTCAGAGAAGTGAGCAAGCTGGTCCATTCAAAGAGCGGAACCGACATGAAAGAGGTACTCAAACTCATTGTGTCGAGCACCACCCGGGGACTCAATGCCAAAGGGATGGTCTTGTGTATCCTGGATAAGAAAACCAATATTTTTAAAATCCAGGCCTCCTATGGCATTGATGAAAAATACCTGGAACTCGAACCCATGTCGGGCAAAGATTTTATGCCCTGGCCCGAGGGAGAAGCCAATATCCATATTATCACGGATATCATGAATGCCCCCCGGATTAAATATCCCCAAAAAGCCTGGGACGAAGGCATCCAGATGATGGTGGATGTGCCTTTGGTTTTTGATAATGTCCTGTTCGGGTGTATCCGGGGCTATTTTGGCGAACAAAAAGAGTTTTCCCCGGAAGAACTGGATTTCATCGAGGCTGTGACCGAACAGCTGGCATGCGCCATCCAGCATAATGACCGGATCAAATTTCATACCCTCAAGTATAATCGACTGGCCACCAAGATTGACAGGCTTTCCTCTCTAGGAAGAATGGCTGCCGGGATCGCCCATGAAATCAACAATCCCCTGACCGGGATCCTGCTCTACAGCTCCAACCTCTATAAAAAAGCCGATGAAGGCGGCCCCTTTAAAGAGGGGCTGGAAATCATTATGAGCGAGACCCAGAGGTGTAAAACAACCATCCAGGGGCTCCTTGATTTTTCACGGGAAAAAAAGCCTGAAAAAGTGGATGCCAATATCAATACCGTGATCGAACGGTCTTTAGCCCTCATGGACAACGAATTTTTAATCAAGCGAATCCAGATCAAAAAGCGTCTGGATCCCAACCTTATCAACTTTCAACTGGACGACAACCAGATCGAACAGGTGGTCATCAACCTGCTGCTCAATGCTGTCCAGGCCTTGGACGAAAAAGGGATCATCAGCATCCGGTCCGGAATGGACGTGGAAAACCATATGGCCATCATCAAGATCCAGGATAACGGATACGGGATTCCCCAGGATAAACTTAAAAAAATATTTGAACCTTTTTATACCACCAAGGCCGAAGGAACGGGGCTTGGACTGGCCGTGAGCTACGGTATTATCAAAAATCACCAGGGAAATATTGAGATCATGAGCCAGCAGGCCGGCGGTACCTTGATCACCATAAAACTTCCCATTTTAAATGAACAGGGTGAACATATTACGAAAGGCAGATGA
- a CDS encoding response regulator yields MTAVKEKNKNTDESHILVMEDDLNVAKGLKMILGEQGYQVDLEGTGRGAMAAMGQYDYDLLMADLRLPDIDGMQVVKRIKETRPETQVIVMTGYATSALAVDAMKLGAHDFIAKPFTEEQIKDSIRKALAEHRMKEIDSSMGMAQDPSIQKREVLKVLNRTSEDPGFWLSLMEQGSAALSEYALSSPAKSAIASGDLKWINENIGELTQKQLMFVYKRLEREAW; encoded by the coding sequence ATGACTGCCGTAAAGGAAAAAAACAAAAACACAGATGAATCCCATATTTTGGTGATGGAAGACGACCTGAATGTGGCCAAGGGATTAAAAATGATACTGGGTGAACAAGGGTATCAGGTTGATCTTGAGGGAACAGGCCGGGGGGCGATGGCCGCCATGGGCCAGTATGATTACGACCTTCTCATGGCCGATCTGAGGCTGCCCGATATTGATGGCATGCAGGTGGTAAAGCGGATCAAGGAAACCCGGCCCGAGACCCAGGTAATCGTGATGACCGGGTATGCCACAAGTGCCCTGGCCGTTGATGCCATGAAGCTGGGCGCCCATGATTTCATAGCCAAACCCTTTACCGAAGAACAGATCAAGGATTCCATCAGAAAGGCTCTGGCCGAACACAGGATGAAGGAAATTGATTCATCCATGGGCATGGCGCAGGATCCGTCCATCCAGAAACGCGAAGTCTTAAAGGTGCTGAACAGGACCAGCGAAGACCCCGGGTTCTGGCTTTCTCTCATGGAACAGGGTAGCGCAGCCCTGTCGGAATATGCCCTCTCTTCCCCTGCAAAATCCGCCATTGCCTCAGGTGACTTAAAATGGATCAATGAAAACATCGGGGAGCTGACCCAGAAACAATTGATGTTTGTTTACAAACGCCTGGAAAGGGAAGCCTGGTAA
- a CDS encoding sigma-54-dependent Fis family transcriptional regulator, producing the protein MEKILVVDDEPNICNGCQLVLSEEGYEADISLSGLDALEKISNNCFDIILLDIRLPDICGIDILKKINKEKSGTYVIIMTGHGTVENAVDAMKNGAFDYITKPFDDKEILKAIDKACESRRLVQENLSLKKQLYDKFSFDNIIGENQKIVDVFHKIERVAPMEATVLLDGESGTGKELFANAIHARSKRASERFLAVDCNTFSASLLENELFGHVKGAYTGADKTSPGIFEIASPGTLFLDEVSNLDMDIQGKLLRVLETGEFKAVGSSQMKKTNARIIAATNVDLKKMVGKKKFRQDLFYRLNVFPVLIPPLRERKDDIPRLAYYFLKRFCRKTGKQIKGFSDQALEILVNFNWPGNVRQLKNVVERLVIMSDGPQLNQKFLYEHLEIKRQTDFTDLSTPKNLNELKAAKKSFLENHFGKIEVSFLKQALSNADGNISRAAKNVGMQRSNFSTLMKKYQIKYSK; encoded by the coding sequence ATGGAAAAAATTTTAGTTGTTGATGATGAACCCAATATTTGCAACGGGTGCCAGCTGGTTCTTTCAGAAGAAGGGTATGAGGCTGACATATCATTATCCGGCCTGGACGCTCTGGAAAAAATATCGAACAATTGCTTTGATATTATCCTTTTGGACATCAGGCTTCCGGACATCTGCGGCATTGATATCCTAAAAAAAATCAACAAAGAGAAATCAGGGACCTATGTGATCATCATGACCGGTCACGGAACGGTGGAGAATGCCGTGGATGCCATGAAAAACGGGGCCTTTGATTATATTACCAAGCCCTTTGACGACAAAGAAATTTTAAAGGCCATTGACAAGGCCTGTGAAAGCAGGCGGCTGGTGCAGGAAAACCTTTCTTTGAAAAAACAGCTCTACGATAAATTCAGTTTTGATAATATCATCGGAGAAAACCAAAAGATTGTCGATGTTTTTCATAAGATAGAACGGGTGGCCCCCATGGAAGCCACAGTGCTTTTGGACGGAGAGAGCGGCACGGGCAAGGAGTTGTTTGCCAACGCCATCCACGCCCGGAGCAAACGGGCCAGTGAACGGTTTCTGGCAGTGGACTGCAACACCTTTTCCGCCTCCCTGCTGGAAAATGAGTTGTTCGGCCATGTCAAAGGGGCCTATACCGGGGCAGACAAAACCAGCCCCGGGATTTTCGAAATTGCCTCTCCTGGCACCCTGTTTCTGGACGAGGTCTCCAATCTGGACATGGATATTCAGGGTAAACTGCTCCGGGTGCTGGAAACAGGAGAGTTTAAAGCTGTGGGATCCAGCCAGATGAAAAAGACCAATGCCCGGATCATTGCCGCAACAAATGTGGATCTTAAAAAAATGGTGGGCAAAAAAAAATTCCGCCAGGACCTGTTTTACCGGTTGAATGTCTTTCCTGTTTTGATTCCGCCCCTGAGGGAGAGAAAAGATGATATTCCAAGGCTGGCCTATTATTTTTTAAAACGGTTCTGCCGAAAAACAGGAAAACAAATCAAGGGATTTTCAGACCAGGCATTGGAAATCCTTGTCAATTTCAACTGGCCCGGAAATGTCAGGCAATTGAAAAATGTGGTGGAACGGCTTGTGATAATGTCTGACGGGCCCCAGTTAAACCAAAAATTTTTGTACGAACACCTGGAAATAAAAAGACAAACCGATTTCACGGACCTGTCAACACCCAAAAACCTAAATGAGCTCAAGGCCGCTAAAAAATCTTTTCTGGAAAACCATTTTGGAAAAATCGAAGTCTCTTTTTTAAAACAGGCCCTTTCAAATGCCGACGGGAATATCTCCCGGGCCGCTAAAAATGTAGGCATGCAGCGGTCAAATTTTTCAACCCTCATGAAAAAATACCAGATCAAATATTCAAAATAG
- a CDS encoding ParB N-terminal domain-containing protein — protein MDASPKIVETGSLNTREPFDSLFPIGQETLTAIRQDMEANGFDPVFPLVVWEEKSIVVDGHTRFTAARDLDLEKVPVVLKSFENEDDALLYSFHIQRNRRNISDENILKCLALLDSIHGSGEDKQEAPQKTQKALNQDRAKELGISPAKVNKARKVMEHGDEQIQDQVKTGKKSINQAFNDIQELRRESGEIKGRATDGLGGAAKYTQLLGRFLKELTRIKYEGYEDVSKEKILADMTSIIELIES, from the coding sequence ATGGATGCAAGCCCCAAGATAGTCGAAACAGGTTCATTAAATACCCGGGAGCCTTTTGACTCCCTTTTCCCCATTGGACAGGAGACCCTGACCGCCATACGTCAGGATATGGAGGCCAACGGATTTGACCCGGTATTCCCCCTTGTGGTCTGGGAGGAAAAATCCATTGTGGTGGACGGCCATACCCGGTTTACCGCGGCAAGGGATCTGGATCTTGAAAAGGTTCCGGTTGTCCTCAAATCATTTGAAAACGAGGATGATGCCCTGCTCTACAGTTTTCACATCCAGCGGAACCGGCGGAACATCTCCGATGAAAACATCCTCAAATGCCTGGCCCTTTTAGATAGTATCCACGGTTCAGGAGAAGACAAACAAGAGGCGCCCCAAAAGACCCAAAAGGCATTGAACCAGGACCGGGCAAAGGAACTGGGCATCAGTCCGGCCAAGGTGAACAAAGCCAGAAAGGTAATGGAACACGGGGATGAGCAGATCCAGGATCAGGTAAAGACCGGTAAAAAGTCCATTAATCAGGCCTTTAATGACATTCAGGAACTCCGGAGAGAGAGTGGTGAAATCAAGGGTCGTGCAACCGACGGCTTGGGGGGTGCGGCCAAATACACCCAGCTTTTGGGCCGGTTTCTCAAGGAACTGACCCGGATCAAGTATGAGGGATATGAAGATGTATCCAAAGAAAAAATCCTGGCCGATATGACATCAATCATCGAACTTATTGAAAGCTGA
- a CDS encoding cytidylate kinase-like family protein, with translation MTNDRLNTKYKPGAYGKKRLSAAAWADANIKKWDNRSTPDIPVKQDQDIFPCICFSRQIGVGALKIADYLSKALPYRVVDREILEYMAKEKNLSEKAIAFFDERYPGKMSELFSMLISEKTFLKSDYARQLARTVTVLAGTEPTIFVGRGTHLILPRKRVLAVSLVSGTDYRIDRLARIINVSRTEAENQLKVLDKEQKQYFKSVFNTEGNDPKDFDLVISRDHIRDARQATRIIACAFEQKFNPE, from the coding sequence ATGACCAATGACAGATTAAACACCAAGTATAAACCCGGCGCCTATGGTAAAAAAAGACTGAGTGCGGCGGCCTGGGCAGATGCCAATATCAAAAAGTGGGATAACCGATCAACCCCTGACATACCGGTAAAACAAGATCAAGATATCTTCCCCTGCATCTGTTTTTCAAGGCAGATCGGGGTCGGTGCCCTGAAAATAGCAGATTATCTGTCCAAAGCCCTGCCTTACCGGGTGGTTGACCGGGAAATTCTGGAATATATGGCCAAGGAAAAAAACCTGTCTGAAAAGGCCATTGCCTTTTTTGACGAGCGATATCCAGGGAAAATGAGTGAATTATTTTCCATGCTGATCAGTGAAAAAACATTTTTAAAAAGCGATTATGCCAGGCAGCTGGCCAGAACCGTTACCGTCCTGGCCGGTACGGAACCCACCATCTTCGTGGGCCGGGGCACCCACCTGATTCTTCCCCGGAAAAGGGTGTTGGCCGTGAGCCTGGTCTCGGGTACAGACTACAGGATCGATCGGCTGGCACGCATTATCAATGTTTCCCGCACTGAGGCTGAAAATCAGCTCAAAGTTCTGGACAAAGAGCAGAAACAATATTTTAAAAGCGTTTTTAATACAGAGGGCAATGACCCAAAAGACTTTGATCTTGTCATCAGCCGGGACCATATCAGGGACGCACGCCAAGCCACCAGAATTATTGCCTGTGCGTTTGAACAAAAATTCAACCCTGAATAA
- a CDS encoding arylesterase has product MKKILILAALGTVLLIFLFSSSSEIRNTNPKGESIVCFGDSLTYGTGASLGIDYPAQLSALTGMEIINAGVPGETTAQALERIDQILELDPKIVIITLGGNDLKNRVSKSTAFNNLETLILTLQESGALVILGGIDIPFYGRGFARGYQDLAQRTGAVLIPNVLDGIMGTPGLMSDPIHPNSQGYTIMARHFHQALRPYLQ; this is encoded by the coding sequence ATGAAAAAAATTTTAATCTTGGCAGCCCTTGGGACAGTCCTTTTAATATTTTTATTCTCCTCTTCTTCTGAAATCAGAAACACGAATCCCAAAGGAGAGAGTATTGTCTGCTTCGGAGACAGTCTCACCTACGGGACAGGCGCATCTTTGGGCATAGATTACCCTGCCCAGCTGTCTGCTTTAACAGGGATGGAGATCATCAACGCGGGAGTTCCCGGGGAGACCACGGCCCAGGCCCTTGAACGCATTGATCAAATCCTTGAACTTGATCCCAAAATCGTCATAATCACCCTGGGAGGGAATGATCTTAAAAACAGGGTCAGTAAATCAACCGCCTTTAACAACCTTGAAACCCTGATCCTCACCCTCCAGGAGAGCGGAGCACTGGTGATCCTCGGCGGGATAGACATCCCCTTTTACGGCCGGGGCTTTGCCCGGGGCTACCAGGATCTTGCCCAACGAACAGGCGCGGTTCTAATCCCCAACGTTCTGGACGGCATCATGGGCACCCCCGGCCTTATGAGTGACCCCATCCATCCCAACAGCCAAGGCTACACCATCATGGCCCGCCATTTTCACCAGGCCCTAAGGCCTTATCTCCAATAG
- a CDS encoding IS256 family transposase, translating into MTEENTEFDFQKALKGIQEGKPFTGKGGVLTSLIKNLAEADLEGELESHLGQEVSANRRNGKSKKTIKSLDGKFELETPRDRAGTFSPQIVKKHQTTLSDEIERKIIALYGLGMSYNDMASHLQEIYGLEISNATLSTITDKIIHTVKEWQARPLENVYPIVWLDAIHYKVRENGKVGSKAVYTILGVNIEGRKEVLGLYISENEGANFWLQVLTDLSNRGVKDILIACVDGLKGFPEAIETIFPDTEVQLCVVHQIRNSLKYVGSKNKKEFMADLKRVYKAVNKDLAEEELDILENKWNDKYPIVIKSWRNNWERLSHFFKYPEEIRRIIYTTNTIEAVHRQFRKLTKTKGSFPNQDSLLKLLYMGIQNASKKWTMPIQNWSLTISQLAIFFEGRLDKELGI; encoded by the coding sequence ATGACCGAAGAAAACACCGAATTTGATTTTCAAAAAGCCCTTAAAGGCATCCAGGAAGGTAAACCCTTCACAGGTAAGGGCGGCGTCCTTACATCATTAATCAAAAATCTTGCTGAAGCTGATCTTGAAGGAGAGTTGGAGTCCCATCTCGGGCAGGAAGTTTCTGCCAACCGCCGTAATGGAAAAAGCAAAAAGACCATTAAATCCCTGGATGGTAAATTTGAGCTGGAAACCCCGCGTGACAGGGCCGGAACCTTCTCTCCACAGATCGTCAAAAAACATCAGACAACGCTCAGCGATGAAATTGAAAGAAAGATAATAGCCCTTTACGGCCTGGGCATGAGTTATAATGATATGGCTTCCCATTTACAGGAAATCTATGGACTTGAGATTTCAAATGCCACTCTGAGCACCATTACCGATAAAATCATCCATACCGTCAAAGAATGGCAGGCCAGGCCGTTGGAAAATGTGTACCCAATCGTATGGCTTGATGCCATACATTATAAAGTACGAGAAAACGGAAAGGTCGGCAGCAAAGCCGTTTACACAATTCTTGGGGTGAATATCGAGGGCCGTAAAGAGGTTCTTGGGCTGTACATATCCGAGAATGAGGGTGCGAACTTCTGGCTGCAGGTGTTAACAGACCTTTCAAACCGAGGGGTAAAAGATATCCTGATTGCCTGTGTTGATGGTCTAAAAGGTTTTCCCGAGGCCATTGAGACCATATTCCCGGACACAGAAGTTCAACTCTGCGTAGTCCACCAGATCCGAAATTCATTGAAATACGTTGGTTCCAAAAATAAAAAGGAATTTATGGCAGATCTAAAACGTGTTTATAAAGCGGTCAATAAGGATCTGGCCGAAGAAGAACTGGATATCTTGGAAAATAAATGGAATGACAAATACCCGATTGTGATAAAATCCTGGCGGAACAACTGGGAACGCCTCAGTCATTTCTTTAAATATCCAGAAGAGATTCGACGGATAATATACACCACAAATACCATTGAGGCTGTGCATCGACAGTTTCGAAAACTGACCAAAACAAAGGGATCATTCCCGAACCAGGACAGCCTGTTAAAGCTGCTTTACATGGGGATCCAGAACGCCAGTAAAAAATGGACAATGCCGATTCAAAATTGGTCACTGACAATTTCCCAGTTGGCAATTTTCTTTGAAGGCCGGCTGGATAAAGAGCTGGGAATTTGA